Proteins co-encoded in one Sporosarcina sp. FSL K6-1522 genomic window:
- a CDS encoding ABC transporter ATP-binding protein, with product MGKKAKIIIRNLTKAFYKKQASVTALDDIDLTITDGEFVCLVGPSGCGKTTLLRILAGLEHPSIGEFTIATDGEERPLQSMVFQERGIIPWLTVEENVAFGLKMRHMPKEVVKERTAYYLKKTGLEKFAALYPKELSGGMKQRVSIARAFANDPEILLMDEPFAALDEQNKFILQEELLSIWEETGKTVLFITHSIDEALLLSDRILLMSSQPGKIIREIIVDMPRPRTMEDIRGNPVMAEQFVEVWQHLQQEVQRSRQEDK from the coding sequence ATGGGCAAGAAAGCCAAAATCATTATTCGCAATTTGACAAAGGCATTTTATAAAAAACAAGCGAGTGTCACAGCACTTGATGATATTGATTTGACGATTACAGACGGAGAATTTGTCTGTCTTGTCGGGCCAAGTGGTTGTGGCAAGACGACACTTTTGCGCATATTGGCGGGTCTGGAGCATCCGAGTATCGGCGAGTTTACGATTGCGACGGACGGGGAGGAACGCCCGCTCCAGTCGATGGTGTTCCAAGAAAGAGGCATTATCCCCTGGTTGACGGTGGAGGAGAATGTAGCATTTGGTCTCAAAATGCGCCATATGCCGAAGGAAGTTGTAAAGGAGCGGACGGCGTATTATTTGAAGAAAACTGGGTTGGAAAAGTTCGCTGCACTTTATCCGAAAGAATTATCTGGGGGAATGAAGCAACGCGTGAGTATCGCGCGGGCATTTGCCAATGATCCAGAAATTTTGCTGATGGATGAACCATTCGCCGCACTCGATGAACAAAACAAATTCATCTTGCAGGAGGAATTGCTGTCGATTTGGGAAGAAACGGGAAAGACCGTTCTTTTCATTACCCATAGTATCGATGAGGCGTTGTTGTTGAGCGACCGAATTTTGCTGATGAGTTCTCAACCGGGAAAAATCATTCGAGAAATTATAGTCGATATGCCACGTCCGCGGACAATGGAGGATATCCGCGGGAATCCAGTGATGGCCGAACAATTTGTAGAAGTTTGGCAACATCTACAGCAGGAAGTGCAGCGGTCTAGGCAGGAAGATAAATGA
- a CDS encoding acetyl-CoA hydrolase/transferase C-terminal domain-containing protein, translated as MTKRLHIEEIMDLIEREADIIVPIANGEPHRLLDLLEENHTKLERVKIHQMLTLRERDYIAGRMKEHLSHVSYFLSGATRKAYHEGQVELVPNVFHEVPDMLRQMTKMSLIMSVASPMDEHGYFSLGTQADYVSEFIGHVPFVLEVNKHMPRTFGENQIHISQIAGYIENDLPLSEVIAPAIGEKDMQIAEFVTSEIDNGASLQIGIGAIPNAVMSMLKDHRHLGIHTEMLTDGIVDLVAAGAVDGTRKFTRKGKIVATFAYGSQRLYDFIHENPAVEFLPVSVVNDPREIAKEQQIVSINATTEVDLYGQCASETIGGRYYSSTGGQADFARAARFAKHGKGFICMHSTVKNDTISRINLQLSPGSVVTTSKNDVDHIVTEYGIAHLYGKSLAERAKALINIAHPAFREELLFDAKKNGILY; from the coding sequence GTGACGAAACGTTTGCATATAGAAGAAATTATGGATTTGATTGAGCGTGAGGCGGATATTATTGTCCCGATTGCCAATGGGGAGCCACATCGCTTGTTGGATTTGTTGGAAGAAAATCATACGAAATTAGAGCGTGTGAAGATCCATCAGATGTTAACGCTACGTGAACGTGACTATATTGCTGGTCGCATGAAAGAGCATTTGTCCCATGTATCGTATTTTTTAAGTGGGGCGACACGCAAGGCTTATCATGAAGGGCAAGTTGAACTCGTTCCGAACGTCTTCCATGAAGTACCGGATATGTTGCGGCAAATGACGAAAATGTCGTTGATTATGTCTGTCGCTTCACCGATGGATGAGCACGGCTATTTCTCATTGGGGACACAGGCGGATTATGTTTCGGAATTCATTGGCCATGTACCGTTTGTTTTGGAAGTGAACAAGCATATGCCACGCACATTTGGGGAAAATCAGATTCATATTAGTCAAATTGCAGGTTATATCGAGAATGATCTGCCATTATCTGAAGTGATTGCGCCAGCAATTGGTGAGAAGGATATGCAGATCGCTGAATTTGTGACGAGTGAAATTGACAACGGAGCTTCGCTGCAAATTGGAATTGGTGCCATTCCAAACGCGGTAATGAGTATGCTGAAGGACCATCGTCATCTTGGCATTCACACGGAGATGCTGACAGATGGCATTGTGGATTTGGTGGCGGCGGGTGCAGTGGATGGTACGCGGAAATTTACGCGAAAAGGGAAGATTGTGGCAACGTTTGCTTATGGTTCGCAACGCTTGTATGATTTCATCCATGAAAATCCTGCTGTCGAATTTTTGCCGGTGAGTGTCGTCAATGACCCTCGGGAAATCGCGAAAGAACAACAAATTGTCTCGATTAATGCCACGACAGAAGTCGATTTGTATGGACAATGTGCGTCTGAAACGATTGGTGGACGTTATTATTCGTCAACAGGCGGGCAAGCGGACTTTGCACGCGCGGCTCGTTTTGCGAAACACGGTAAAGGCTTCATCTGCATGCATTCGACTGTGAAAAACGACACGATTTCACGCATTAACTTACAATTGTCACCGGGATCTGTCGTCACAACATCGAAAAATGATGTCGATCACATTGTCACGGAGTACGGTATTGCGCACCTTTATGGAAAATCGTTAGCTGAACGTGCAAAAGCACTGATTAACATCGCTCATCCAGCATTCCGAGAAGAGTTGCTGTTTGATGCGAAGAAAAACGGCATATTGTATTGA
- a CDS encoding LysR family transcriptional regulator yields MNIKWLQTFIVAAKYENFRKASEELFLTQPAVTKHIQRLEENLNAQLFERVGKTILLSSAGYHFLPHAKEILEKYEQGLSDFDSWKQGYKRKLVIATAPQIASSILPSILRSFMDEHPEIEIFINILQSYEIGEEVSAGRADLGLTRIEPSQTNIKRQIVHEEPVILVAPYVERPCDEEQLLQKYRLITHNHPDYWDQLLNDIKQHYPTIRTMNVNQIEITKRFIEQGLGVSYLPRTMVQEELRVGRISEITSEKILPPKSFTYVVTKVATHEVREFTTFLKDEIAKY; encoded by the coding sequence ATGAATATCAAATGGTTACAAACCTTTATTGTGGCAGCTAAGTATGAGAACTTTCGCAAGGCTTCAGAAGAACTGTTTCTGACACAGCCTGCCGTTACAAAACATATCCAAAGGCTTGAAGAAAATCTCAATGCACAATTATTTGAAAGAGTAGGGAAGACAATCCTTTTATCATCGGCGGGCTATCATTTTCTGCCCCATGCAAAGGAAATCCTGGAGAAGTATGAGCAGGGGCTTAGCGACTTTGACTCATGGAAACAAGGCTACAAGCGTAAGTTAGTCATTGCAACAGCACCGCAAATTGCTTCTTCCATCCTGCCATCAATTTTGCGCAGTTTTATGGATGAACATCCTGAAATAGAGATTTTCATCAATATCCTGCAATCGTATGAAATCGGTGAGGAAGTCAGTGCAGGTAGGGCAGATCTGGGATTGACGAGGATTGAACCGAGTCAAACAAATATTAAACGCCAGATTGTTCATGAAGAGCCTGTTATCTTAGTAGCACCCTATGTAGAACGTCCGTGTGATGAAGAGCAGCTCCTACAGAAATACAGGTTAATCACGCATAATCATCCGGACTATTGGGATCAGCTGTTGAATGATATTAAACAACATTATCCAACGATACGTACGATGAATGTGAATCAAATTGAAATTACTAAACGCTTTATTGAGCAAGGACTTGGTGTTTCCTATTTACCACGAACAATGGTGCAAGAGGAGTTACGTGTAGGACGCATTTCAGAAATTACGTCGGAAAAAATTTTACCACCAAAATCTTTCACATATGTCGTAACAAAAGTGGCGACACATGAGGTGAGGGAATTTACGACGTTTTTAAAGGATGAGATTGCAAAATATTAA
- a CDS encoding ABC transporter permease, giving the protein MKRDEPAVRYDPFEIEQREWKRRQTKERLKQLLTIASPVFLLLLWEFMSRTGILDIRFFPPPTTIMVTFVEMISNGEMAGHIGISLYRIFAGFLLGVIPGVIVGLLMGLYTPIRHFVSPIVMALMPIPTIALLPIIIILFGIGDLSKVVTIAGSVFFPVVINTAAGVLNIDSIYLDVAKNYEAGRVNFFLKIALPGAMPVMLEGIQMGQAIALLTIVAAEMMGATSGIGYLIWTSYKAFLLPEMYVGLILISFFGYLFSLVLRGIQKKMLPWR; this is encoded by the coding sequence GTGAAAAGAGATGAGCCGGCTGTTCGATACGATCCGTTTGAAATTGAACAGCGTGAATGGAAGCGACGGCAAACGAAGGAACGGCTGAAACAATTACTGACGATTGCCTCGCCAGTGTTCCTGCTTTTATTGTGGGAGTTTATGTCGAGGACGGGGATACTTGATATCCGCTTTTTTCCACCGCCTACTACGATTATGGTGACATTTGTTGAGATGATCTCAAATGGTGAGATGGCGGGACATATTGGGATATCGCTGTATCGGATTTTTGCCGGGTTTTTGCTGGGGGTTATACCAGGCGTCATCGTTGGTTTACTGATGGGCCTTTATACGCCAATCCGGCATTTCGTGTCGCCAATCGTAATGGCACTTATGCCAATTCCTACAATTGCTTTGCTGCCGATCATTATCATTCTTTTCGGGATTGGAGATTTGTCGAAAGTCGTGACGATTGCAGGGAGTGTCTTTTTCCCAGTTGTCATTAATACGGCTGCTGGTGTCCTTAATATTGATTCGATTTATTTGGATGTGGCGAAAAATTACGAGGCGGGAAGAGTGAACTTTTTCCTGAAAATTGCTTTGCCTGGTGCTATGCCCGTCATGCTGGAAGGGATCCAGATGGGGCAGGCGATAGCGCTTTTAACCATTGTTGCTGCGGAGATGATGGGGGCAACTTCAGGAATTGGTTATCTCATTTGGACGTCTTACAAAGCATTTTTACTCCCGGAAATGTATGTGGGGCTAATCCTTATATCCTTTTTTGGCTATCTGTTTTCGCTAGTGCTCCGAGGAATTCAAAAGAAGATGTTGCCATGGAGGTGA
- a CDS encoding rhodanese-like domain-containing protein, producing MEWIFILLIVGFFVWRMMPAKGVRSISTEELKGMLKDKSKQFIDVRTPGEYKGRHLKEFKNIPLNAVKSQLGSLDKSKETIVICQSGMRSAQAAKILKKAGFTNVLNVTGGMSAWRG from the coding sequence ATGGAATGGATTTTCATTTTACTCATCGTTGGATTTTTTGTGTGGCGGATGATGCCTGCGAAAGGGGTACGTTCTATTTCAACAGAGGAATTGAAAGGTATGTTGAAAGATAAATCCAAGCAGTTTATCGACGTCCGAACGCCGGGTGAATATAAGGGGCGTCATCTAAAAGAATTTAAAAATATCCCACTGAATGCGGTGAAATCACAGTTGGGTAGTTTAGACAAATCGAAAGAAACGATTGTTATTTGTCAGAGCGGTATGCGCAGTGCACAGGCAGCGAAAATCTTGAAGAAGGCGGGATTTACGAATGTCTTGAACGTTACAGGCGGTATGAGCGCTTGGCGTGGGTGA
- a CDS encoding methyltransferase domain-containing protein: protein MGRTQTQDTWNANLYDAKHAFVSQYGNQLLDLLAPKAGEKILDLGCGTGDLAKKLYDAQVDIVGADHSPNMVAQAKKKYPAIEFEVRDATDLGYTNEFDAVFSNATLHWIKSPKQALTCIYQSLQQSGRFVAEFGGKENVQAITDGIIHQVKEAGFTYNDEQFPWYYPSIGEYATLMEEAGFRVTLAQHYDRPTPLDGENGMRNWIDMFCSAFFKEIAEDEKKDLLSKIEHHLRPVLYKEGRWVADYKRIRVIGVKEK from the coding sequence ATGGGACGCACGCAAACGCAAGACACTTGGAATGCCAATTTATATGATGCAAAACATGCATTTGTTTCGCAATACGGCAATCAGCTCTTGGATTTATTGGCCCCGAAAGCAGGCGAGAAAATTCTTGACCTTGGTTGTGGTACTGGGGATTTAGCAAAGAAATTATACGATGCTCAAGTAGATATTGTAGGTGCGGATCATTCGCCGAATATGGTAGCGCAAGCGAAAAAGAAGTATCCAGCTATTGAATTTGAAGTTCGAGATGCGACAGACTTAGGGTACACGAACGAATTTGATGCTGTTTTCTCGAACGCAACACTTCATTGGATCAAATCACCGAAACAAGCCCTCACCTGTATTTATCAAAGTTTACAGCAAAGTGGACGATTTGTGGCGGAGTTTGGTGGTAAAGAAAACGTTCAAGCGATTACAGACGGTATCATTCACCAAGTGAAGGAAGCAGGGTTTACTTACAACGACGAACAATTCCCTTGGTATTACCCGAGTATTGGCGAGTACGCGACTTTAATGGAAGAAGCGGGATTTAGAGTCACACTTGCCCAGCACTATGACAGACCGACGCCATTGGATGGGGAGAATGGCATGCGAAACTGGATTGACATGTTCTGTAGTGCCTTTTTCAAAGAGATTGCGGAAGATGAGAAGAAAGACCTTCTCTCAAAAATCGAGCATCATTTACGTCCTGTCCTATACAAGGAAGGCCGTTGGGTTGCGGATTATAAAAGAATTCGTGTCATTGGTGTGAAAGAAAAATGA
- a CDS encoding AI-2E family transporter, translating to MTKKLWFQTGVGILLALLIVKFFLEIKGIFSPILIIAKAIFVPLLLGGVLFYITEPLQRLLEKRKVPRWGSILTVLLCVGAVVWIFISIIGPPVINEVNKLVKSAPYIAKEITIQTEYVLQHREDFPPQLNEMIDKAINSIQTIAVVFGKLVVQFFQSVFQTAFTLILVPFFFIFLLKDHEKFAPFIYNFFTGKRREWIKKTLHDIDTVLRTYIQGQLLISLLLAIIMFIGYILIGLDYALLLVIFAFFMNVIPFIGPWIAFTPALIIAFLQDPTMVIWVCVVTLVAQQTDSNFITPNIMGKTLDIHPLTVITVILAAGNIAGFLGILLSIPVYAVGKVVVKNIYERRKEIKLAATKNV from the coding sequence GTGACGAAAAAATTATGGTTTCAAACGGGTGTTGGCATTTTACTCGCTTTGCTAATTGTGAAATTCTTCTTAGAAATCAAAGGAATATTTTCACCAATACTCATCATTGCAAAAGCGATTTTTGTACCATTGTTACTGGGAGGCGTTCTGTTTTACATTACGGAACCATTACAGCGACTTCTTGAAAAGCGCAAAGTGCCGCGTTGGGGGAGTATTTTGACGGTTCTCCTTTGTGTTGGGGCTGTGGTATGGATTTTCATCTCCATTATTGGCCCGCCGGTTATAAATGAAGTGAATAAATTAGTGAAAAGTGCACCGTATATTGCAAAAGAGATTACCATTCAAACGGAATATGTTTTGCAACATCGAGAAGATTTTCCACCACAACTTAACGAGATGATTGACAAAGCCATCAATTCGATCCAAACGATTGCCGTGGTTTTTGGGAAACTCGTCGTACAATTTTTCCAATCTGTGTTCCAAACCGCTTTTACCCTAATTCTGGTCCCTTTCTTTTTCATTTTCTTATTGAAGGATCATGAAAAATTTGCGCCGTTTATCTATAACTTCTTTACAGGTAAACGCCGAGAGTGGATTAAGAAAACTTTGCATGACATTGATACAGTACTGCGCACATATATCCAGGGGCAGTTACTCATCAGCCTTTTATTAGCTATCATTATGTTTATTGGTTATATATTAATCGGCCTCGACTATGCATTATTACTGGTGATTTTCGCGTTTTTCATGAATGTCATTCCGTTCATTGGGCCATGGATTGCTTTTACACCAGCATTGATTATTGCATTCCTTCAAGATCCGACAATGGTGATTTGGGTCTGCGTAGTTACACTTGTGGCTCAGCAGACGGATAGTAATTTCATCACGCCGAATATTATGGGGAAAACACTCGATATTCATCCGCTCACGGTTATTACCGTCATCTTGGCAGCAGGGAATATCGCAGGTTTCCTTGGGATTCTGTTGTCGATTCCTGTATACGCAGTTGGAAAAGTCGTTGTGAAAAACATTTACGAAAGACGGAAGGAAATTAAATTAGCTGCTACGAAGAATGTGTAG
- a CDS encoding CHY zinc finger protein, with translation MQLKGHTVRGKVLDDETRCAHYHSEIDRIAIKFYCCNTYFPCYQCHEEDGCDNPAVWPKEQFDTKAILCGGCGHELTIIEYLDCKSACPECSVAFNPGCSLHRHLYFEI, from the coding sequence ATGCAACTAAAAGGTCACACCGTACGTGGTAAAGTCCTCGATGACGAAACACGCTGTGCTCATTATCATTCGGAAATCGATCGCATCGCCATTAAATTTTACTGCTGCAATACGTACTTCCCTTGCTATCAATGCCATGAAGAAGATGGTTGCGACAATCCTGCTGTCTGGCCTAAGGAGCAGTTCGATACAAAAGCTATTTTATGTGGCGGATGCGGGCATGAACTAACGATTATAGAGTACCTAGATTGTAAATCAGCCTGCCCCGAATGTTCAGTAGCGTTTAATCCAGGATGTAGTTTGCATCGGCATTTATATTTCGAGATATGA
- a CDS encoding helix-turn-helix domain-containing protein produces MNEFELCPRFEKAVSILSQRWTALILYQLMTGPQRFCTMTDKLGVSGKTLTERLKDLEQQGFVVRTVYPETPVRIEYSLTEKGMSLTPIMKEIENWSKTWMTQEPVLNDE; encoded by the coding sequence ATGAACGAATTTGAACTGTGCCCACGCTTTGAAAAAGCTGTCTCTATCCTAAGTCAACGCTGGACTGCCCTTATTTTGTATCAGCTCATGACAGGACCACAACGCTTTTGTACAATGACGGACAAACTTGGTGTCAGCGGAAAAACGTTAACAGAACGGTTAAAAGACCTTGAACAACAAGGCTTTGTCGTTCGCACAGTTTATCCCGAAACCCCCGTACGAATCGAATATTCTCTAACTGAAAAAGGCATGTCCCTCACACCTATTATGAAAGAAATCGAAAATTGGTCGAAGACATGGATGACACAGGAGCCTGTTTTAAACGATGAATAA
- a CDS encoding DUF3784 domain-containing protein translates to MFIAGFMICLFVSILLFLFSYVIRKKKDLSFIAGYDETTFKGDKNKLAKVVGSFLLVNGIVTLILPFALVFIGSFAGTLFGIIITAGAIGLVVYINVMNKEGE, encoded by the coding sequence ATGTTCATAGCTGGATTTATGATTTGTCTTTTTGTCAGTATTCTTCTTTTCTTGTTTAGTTATGTAATTCGGAAGAAGAAAGATCTATCATTCATTGCAGGTTACGATGAAACGACATTCAAGGGAGATAAGAATAAGTTAGCAAAGGTAGTGGGTTCTTTTCTTCTGGTCAATGGTATCGTAACGCTTATTCTGCCATTTGCTTTGGTGTTTATAGGTTCATTCGCAGGCACATTATTCGGGATTATTATTACTGCAGGAGCGATTGGGTTAGTTGTGTATATAAATGTGATGAATAAAGAAGGGGAATAA
- a CDS encoding MFS transporter, which yields MMATNYQGTNKMITGIVFGVITFWLFAQSMVNVVPAVQEDLGVSLSILNIAISLTALFSGIFVVAAGGLADKIGRKKMTYFGLVLSIIGSLCLVLANGATLLIIGRIIQGVSAACIMPATIALMRAYFEGADRQRALSYWSIGSWGGSGVCSFAGGAIATYMGWKWIFVFSIIFALLAMVLLKDTPESKGTQQSSGPFDFTGLVVFVFTMIGLNVVITRGADFGWTSPLTIGLIVATVIGMLFFIKVETGKLHALIDFNLFKNKPYTGATISNFLLNAVGGTLVVANTYVQVGRGFTAFQSGMLSIGYLVSVLIMIRVGEKILQKSGARLPMVVGSILTAIGIGTMALTFLPDMAYIVVVFVGFILFGTGLGMYATPSTDTAVSSAPEDKVGSASGIYKMASSLGGSFGVAISAAVYGTLMHSGNIEKAASAGIIANVIFAVLALVAIMFLVPKATTVPASQKASAPTGFANPVNDSSR from the coding sequence ATTATGGCTACAAACTATCAAGGTACAAATAAAATGATTACCGGGATTGTATTCGGCGTCATAACGTTTTGGCTGTTTGCGCAATCTATGGTAAATGTTGTTCCTGCCGTTCAAGAAGATTTAGGTGTTTCCTTGAGCATACTTAATATTGCAATTAGCTTAACGGCGCTCTTCTCAGGTATTTTCGTTGTGGCTGCGGGTGGGCTTGCCGATAAAATTGGTCGAAAGAAAATGACCTATTTCGGTCTTGTGTTGAGTATTATCGGTTCCCTTTGCCTCGTGCTCGCAAATGGTGCCACTCTGTTAATTATTGGACGGATCATTCAAGGGGTATCCGCCGCTTGTATTATGCCAGCAACAATCGCTTTAATGCGTGCATATTTTGAAGGCGCTGATAGACAGCGCGCACTTAGTTACTGGTCCATCGGTTCTTGGGGTGGTTCGGGTGTTTGTTCATTCGCAGGTGGCGCAATCGCCACGTATATGGGCTGGAAATGGATTTTTGTGTTCTCTATCATTTTCGCGCTTCTTGCGATGGTTTTATTGAAAGACACGCCTGAAAGTAAAGGAACGCAACAAAGTTCCGGACCCTTCGATTTTACAGGGTTAGTCGTCTTTGTCTTTACAATGATTGGACTGAATGTCGTCATTACACGCGGTGCTGATTTCGGTTGGACAAGTCCACTGACAATTGGCTTAATTGTTGCAACAGTGATTGGGATGCTGTTCTTCATTAAAGTCGAAACAGGCAAATTACATGCGCTCATCGATTTCAATCTATTCAAAAATAAACCATACACAGGTGCAACGATTTCCAACTTCTTATTGAATGCTGTTGGGGGGACACTTGTTGTCGCGAATACGTATGTCCAAGTGGGTCGCGGATTTACAGCGTTTCAATCAGGTATGCTATCGATCGGTTATTTAGTTTCTGTCCTCATCATGATTCGCGTTGGGGAGAAAATTTTACAAAAATCTGGTGCAAGACTGCCAATGGTTGTCGGTTCCATTCTGACGGCAATCGGAATCGGGACGATGGCATTGACGTTTTTACCAGACATGGCGTATATCGTCGTAGTTTTTGTTGGATTTATCCTATTTGGTACGGGACTTGGTATGTACGCAACGCCATCCACGGATACTGCGGTATCAAGTGCGCCTGAGGATAAAGTTGGTTCTGCCTCAGGGATTTACAAAATGGCAAGTTCACTCGGAGGATCCTTCGGGGTTGCAATCTCTGCGGCTGTGTACGGTACATTGATGCACTCCGGCAATATTGAAAAGGCTGCTTCTGCTGGTATTATCGCCAATGTGATTTTCGCGGTACTTGCGCTCGTTGCCATCATGTTTTTAGTACCAAAAGCAACAACAGTACCAGCCTCTCAAAAAGCGAGTGCTCCTACTGGATTTGCGAATCCTGTGAATGACAGTAGTCGTTGA
- a CDS encoding topology modulation protein, whose protein sequence is MHKVLVVGVSAGVGKSTFARRLGELTGLEVTHLDRLYWKPNWVEASAEEFSAAQQKVVEKDQWIMEGNYTGTFPIREAHADTLIYMELPLRVCLYRVLKRRVQYHGKTRQDIGEGCQEKIDWAFLKFIVTTYGTRKKTMQERMQRFAEQGKTVHYLTTTAQIEGFLATYRRGVYAK, encoded by the coding sequence ATGCATAAAGTGTTAGTTGTTGGCGTGTCTGCAGGTGTTGGCAAGTCGACTTTTGCACGTCGATTAGGTGAGTTGACAGGTCTTGAAGTGACGCATTTGGATCGACTGTATTGGAAGCCGAACTGGGTGGAGGCTTCGGCTGAAGAATTTTCAGCGGCGCAGCAAAAAGTTGTCGAAAAGGATCAGTGGATTATGGAAGGGAATTATACGGGGACGTTTCCTATCCGAGAAGCGCATGCAGACACCTTGATTTATATGGAACTTCCGCTTCGCGTCTGTTTATATCGTGTGTTGAAACGTCGTGTGCAATACCATGGAAAAACACGGCAGGATATTGGAGAAGGTTGCCAAGAGAAGATAGATTGGGCGTTTTTAAAATTCATCGTCACAACGTATGGAACGCGGAAAAAGACGATGCAAGAGCGGATGCAGCGTTTTGCAGAACAAGGGAAGACCGTTCATTATTTGACAACAACTGCGCAGATTGAGGGGTTTTTAGCGACGTATCGTAGAGGAGTTTATGCAAAATAG
- a CDS encoding VOC family protein: MNFHKAPQIYTGEVHLNVMDLKRSIQFYQEIIGFKVLEEAANKAVLTADGKTPLLIIEQPENVTPKMPHQSGLYHFALLLPTRADLGAIIKHFIQLQVRLGASDHLVSEALYLSDPDGNGIEIYTDRDPSVWNWDNGNVAMSTDPLDGESIIAESAAQTWDGLPAETVMGHVHLHVAHLPETEKFYNALGFEVVTNYPQALFMSNGKYHHHLGLNTWNGVGAPKPATGSVGLQSFALVYPTEDVLNEALVKVEALGGKVESNGSGFVTEDPSGNRMILRVG; encoded by the coding sequence ATGAATTTTCATAAAGCGCCACAGATTTATACAGGAGAAGTACATCTCAATGTAATGGATTTAAAGAGGTCGATTCAATTTTATCAAGAAATCATTGGCTTTAAAGTACTGGAGGAAGCTGCGAATAAAGCAGTACTAACAGCGGATGGCAAGACACCGCTACTGATTATTGAACAACCCGAAAATGTTACACCGAAAATGCCACATCAATCGGGGCTTTATCATTTCGCATTACTATTGCCGACAAGAGCTGATTTGGGTGCAATTATAAAGCATTTCATCCAGCTTCAGGTACGGCTTGGAGCTTCGGATCACTTGGTGAGCGAGGCGCTTTACTTGTCAGATCCGGATGGCAATGGCATTGAAATTTATACAGATCGTGATCCGAGTGTTTGGAATTGGGATAATGGTAACGTGGCAATGAGCACGGATCCACTAGATGGAGAAAGTATTATTGCGGAAAGTGCAGCCCAGACATGGGATGGCCTTCCTGCTGAGACGGTTATGGGGCATGTTCATTTACATGTAGCGCATTTGCCTGAAACAGAAAAATTCTACAATGCGCTTGGCTTTGAAGTGGTTACGAACTATCCACAAGCGTTGTTTATGTCGAATGGAAAATACCATCATCATCTGGGCTTGAATACGTGGAATGGTGTAGGGGCGCCAAAGCCTGCTACAGGAAGTGTTGGACTCCAATCATTTGCGCTCGTTTATCCGACAGAAGACGTGTTGAATGAGGCACTTGTGAAGGTGGAGGCACTCGGGGGAAAGGTGGAATCTAACGGAAGTGGATTTGTAACGGAAGACCCTTCTGGCAATCGTATGATTTTGCGGGTTGGCTAA